A genomic region of Methanomicrobiales archaeon contains the following coding sequences:
- a CDS encoding XRE family transcriptional regulator codes for MGERIRSARIGAGLSQRALGREVGLSAMAISKYESGKVVPSSGVIIQLSEVLGVSVDYFFRSISVNLSQPQYRCRKPLKKKEERQIHAEVREWFERYLEIELILGEEKTLTLPSPENCRITTLDDIEDVAQSVRDEWDLGLDPIESVMDVLEQHGVKVGVIGATDKFDALTFYHEDSTPVIAVNSDMPGDRQRFNLAHELGHLLLRIEGDVDEEKAAHRFAAAFLVPKKMAFRELGEQRRNISPREFYVLKHKWGMSMSAWLHRAADLGIISESTSERLWTLFNKHGWRQNEPGAPLPSERPTHMKLLVLRALSEKKISQSRARELLGSEQPIEHYMDSF; via the coding sequence ATGGGAGAACGGATACGATCGGCACGTATTGGGGCAGGTTTGAGCCAGAGGGCTCTGGGGCGGGAGGTGGGACTGAGCGCCATGGCGATCTCGAAATACGAGAGCGGCAAAGTCGTCCCGAGCTCCGGGGTCATCATTCAGTTGAGCGAGGTCCTGGGAGTGAGTGTCGACTACTTCTTCCGCTCCATATCGGTGAACCTCTCACAACCGCAGTATCGGTGCCGCAAGCCGCTCAAGAAAAAAGAGGAGAGGCAGATCCATGCAGAGGTTCGGGAGTGGTTCGAGAGGTACCTCGAGATAGAACTGATCCTGGGCGAGGAGAAGACCCTTACGCTTCCTTCCCCGGAGAACTGCCGCATAACGACCCTGGACGATATCGAAGACGTGGCGCAGAGCGTCCGCGATGAGTGGGACCTGGGGCTGGACCCTATCGAGAGCGTCATGGATGTGCTGGAGCAGCACGGCGTTAAAGTCGGCGTCATCGGAGCCACGGATAAGTTCGACGCGCTGACGTTCTACCACGAAGATTCAACGCCCGTCATCGCCGTGAACAGCGATATGCCCGGGGACCGCCAGCGGTTCAACCTCGCCCACGAACTCGGCCACCTCCTGCTCCGGATCGAGGGAGACGTCGATGAAGAGAAGGCGGCCCACCGGTTTGCCGCTGCGTTCCTTGTGCCGAAGAAGATGGCGTTCAGGGAACTTGGGGAGCAGCGCCGGAACATATCCCCGCGGGAGTTCTACGTCCTCAAGCATAAGTGGGGCATGAGCATGAGTGCCTGGCTCCACCGGGCTGCCGATCTCGGGATCATATCGGAGAGCACTTCGGAACGCCTCTGGACCCTCTTCAATAAGCATGGATGGCGGCAGAATGAACCGGGAGCCCCGCTTCCGTCGGAGCGTCCGACGCACATGAAACTGCTGGTGCTCCGTGCGTTGAGTGAGAAGAAGATAAGCCAGTCGCGAGCCCGGGAACTCCTCGGGAGCGAACAGCCGATCGAGCATTATATGGACTCATTCTAG